Within Lolium rigidum isolate FL_2022 chromosome 5, APGP_CSIRO_Lrig_0.1, whole genome shotgun sequence, the genomic segment AAAGATGGCGATTCCAGGTAATAAAATATATAATCTGCAGTCTTTTCAGAAAGGCTCATGTGTAAATTTCAGTTGTGAAATTTGATGAAAACCTATTTGGGCTGTCAAACTAGTTTACTCTCCCAAAGTATGCAGTGGAGTAAGCTGGTTGCAAAGTCAAAGTTCCTACAACATTTTTTCTCTACCAAGAACAGATGCTTCCAACACATGCGCATGCCAGAGCATCCGTTGGCAATTGGCACACAGAGGGGACTAAAGAAAAGAAAACGGCTTCCGCAAACTATCACTTGTGTTCCCAATGCTTCTTATGATCAAACTccatgtgtgtgagagagactaTCCAACTACCTTTTGCTCTTGGACTTGGGGATCTCAAACACATAGTCCCCATGTGTACTTTCTCGCAAGCTTCAACCAAATCCCAAAGCCACGAGAGAGCTGCCAAGGAGGATCTGGTTGTTGCCACCAAACCAATATAGGGCCCAAACAGGAGTCCAAATTTCTCCTACAACTCCAGTTAACAAAAGCTTAAAGCTCCTATATCTTGTGTCCGATCATTATCAAACGAGTCATTACCAAGATAATTGAGCATATAAAAAAACATTCAACAGGATTCCTTATAGTTGTGCCACAAAAATGGTTTATTGACAGTTGTTATAAGCTTTGAAGTAGCAGTAACAGAAGAGTAAGCAGCTAATGAAGGCGGCACATAAGCATCGTGTTAACTTCCCCTAAGCAAACGGTACTAAATCATCACCCCTCCTTTACATTTGTATTATATCCCCACATAAATAGTGATATTATTACCACCGATCTGCGCCTCTGCTTTGACTATGGAGTATGGACACAACACAGGCGAACGCTACTCCAAGAAGAAGCCTACCTCTCGCCGGAGCTAGCCTTGATCTTAACTAGACCTCGACGTGGCAGTAGGTGGTTGTCTGGAACTTGAAGCCGCTGGCCCCGGGTGCGCCGTTGCCACCGGTGGTGACGAGGAAGGCCGGGCAGGTGGCGAAGAGGTGGTAGTGGCCGGAGATCCAGCTGCCGACCTTCCACCTGACGCGGCCGTCGATCTTGACCTGGAGGATGAGGTAGCCCGCCTGGCAGTCCTGGGAGATAGCGCTGGCGAGGTATGGCGCGAAGGGGACGTTGGGCCCGTCGAGCACCGGCGACCAGATGTCGACGTCGCCGTGGCCCTGGTAGACCGCCGGGAGCGAGGAGGCGACGGTGATCTGCTGGTACTTGTAGGAGGCGTAGACGTCGAGGCGGTCGTAGTAGACGCCGACGCGGTCGTTGGGGTTGCGGGAGGCGACGGTGACCTGGAGCGAGGTGGAGAGGAGGCTGGAGGCGTTGGAGAGGTCCAGCTGCCGGAGGGAGGCGTCCTGGAGGTAGAAGCGCGGGTGGGTGGGGCGGAGGACGAGGTAGACGATCAGGGAGATTACGGCGACGATGAAGGCCAGGAACAGGAACACGGCCAGCAGGCGCCGGCAGCAGTTCCGGAGGTGGTCGTCGCGGTGGTTGCCGCAGTCCTTGCCCATGGCTGCTTTTTGGTCAGTCGACCGAcgagctcttcttcctcctctagcttGGATATAGAGTGATGTGTGTTGCTTGGGAGGGAAAGGGGGGATGGAGGTGTAGTGTGCTGTGGGACTGTGGTGTTTGGGAAGCGGAGTAAATCGGGCTGAAGGGGTCACACAATTAATAGGCTCTCCTCTGATTCTCAATATCATGGTGGGGCTGCTCTGCTCCTGCCAGCGACGTACGTGTCTACTAATTCTCGTTAGACGACCATAACGTAAATCTACCATGTCCTTAAGATTAGACCGTTAGTCCAATGGAAAATGATGGGATTCCCCCGGGGGACGGAACGTCCAGCAACCTCCTGCGTCCGCGCGCGACGCGTGTCCACGGGACCACCAGACCGCAATCCTTCCTTCATTTGCTGGCCATTCAATTCCTTGCCTTATCCTCTCGTTTCCCTTTTTTTCCTGCAGACCAAGGAGACGAGCGGAGGAAGCCGGCGGACGAGGCCAGCAAGGGAGCCTCTCCTCCCCGCATGAGCTCGAGCTCCAGCGCAGGTGGCTGCTCCGCCGCCGGGGAGGGCATCACAGCACGGAGGCGGTCGACCTGCAGCATGCCAGCAGCGAGCGTGAGGGTCTCCGCCTCGTAGGCGCTAGCGGCGCAACGGCGACGGGCTGGGCCGGCGGCACCACGGGGACGGGATGAGCCGGCGGCGGACGTAGAGCAATGTGGTTCCGACCTCGTTTCGTCCTCAAGTGCGGCGACCTCGCCACGAATTTCTCCATTGCCATGGCCTGCCCGAAGCCGCCTCCATCTCCCGCTCCTCTGCATCATTAGGAATTTTGCTACTATAGGCTTGCGGCGTTGCTACCTGCGGAGGCGGTTTTGCTATTTAAGGTGTCTGGCATTGCTACCGGCGGATGGTGGATTTTTGCTACGGGCGGAGGCCTACTTTTGTTACCATAGGCATAGGACGTTGCTACTAGCAGCTTGTGGAGTTGCTGTCCTGGACGgacggagttgctgcaacctcGAACGGCGTTGCTGTAGGCGATGTCTCTGTTGATATCTTAGATGATttgcagcatatgaataaaaaaatttgctacaatttatttgcggGTTTGCTACATCTGCttaatatgtttgctacgtggtctccggcgaggtctccgacgaggtctcaggcgagcccagcctttttattttcttttcataacgaaccgttttttgcttcagtcatttgctgccgggggtgattttttgctgccgggggatgtttttttgctacatgcaaatctaaccgtcaaaatggttgatccgacggctggggacccgggggctggggaatcagatcccccgggggacgcccagcagtttcctagTCCAATCCCTGTGGAGATTTGTGCTGAAAAAATGCAGAAAATGTAAGAAACGCATGTTTAAAATTTATTCCctgcattcgcaaaaaaaaaaaaaaaattccctgGAGAACGCATCGTCAGCCCCTCAGATCTTCAAGTGAACGTTGGATGCAACTTCCATATTTTCTTGCTGCGACGTGGCAAGTTGTTATTGGGTCGTCGCTCCATCCACTCACGTTGTTGGAGTCTAAAAACAAACCTCTACTTTCATGTAATACCAATGTAAATTCTCGCTAAACAATATCACCATTCATGAAAGtaagaaaatgaatttcaaaatttACATCAAGGGCTCTTCGTTTCTAAgttcttttttgtaatttttagaagTAGGTTTTAGTCCATCTGGTTTCAGAAAACTGCTCGCCCGAATCACAAACTGATCGAGATCGACTAGGTTCCCAATCAAGAATAATTTATATTTATAGAACACACGATTTTCCAAGAAAAAATGGCGAAAAAATTGTCATGTTATAGTGATCATTGCCGTGTTCGAAATAATATGCATGTTAGCATGAAGACAATatggcgcgctataacaaaatagcgtgggtctaaaaatacgctattagcatgctatagcgtgctattaactcgaatagcgcgctatagcacctaaatagcgtagcgtcggctctccagatatgctatagcgtgctattagtgttggaatagcgcgctattttttcccaTGGTATACATACATAGTCTTTAAAATATTTCAATTTTGGTTGCGATGAGGCCAAGTAGCGGCCTACCTCACAGAGCACACAACTTTGGAGATGGCTGAGGCGGAAGGATTAAAAAGCAGAGTTGGCACGTAGTGGGTCGATGGACGGAATAAAAGAATGCGACGAAACTTCCATTCACAATCTTCGCTGCGTTGGGCACCGGCAAGTATAGCCGTATAGGGAGTACAAATGGACAGAGAAGACGATGCTGCG encodes:
- the LOC124654233 gene encoding NDR1/HIN1-like protein 1, yielding MGKDCGNHRDDHLRNCCRRLLAVFLFLAFIVAVISLIVYLVLRPTHPRFYLQDASLRQLDLSNASSLLSTSLQVTVASRNPNDRVGVYYDRLDVYASYKYQQITVASSLPAVYQGHGDVDIWSPVLDGPNVPFAPYLASAISQDCQAGYLILQVKIDGRVRWKVGSWISGHYHLFATCPAFLVTTGGNGAPGASGFKFQTTTYCHVEV